A window of Rhipicephalus microplus isolate Deutch F79 chromosome X, USDA_Rmic, whole genome shotgun sequence genomic DNA:
GGCATTAGGCCATCACAAAGAGCCCCTTCACCGAGAATGGCATCACCTGAGGGTCAAAATGTTTACAGAGGTTCATACAGCAACAACTGCAGACCTCTGGGTAAGTGATACAAAAGCTGCCTTCCATGGGTGTCACTTTACGTGTGAAGTCTACCTTCATATTTATTGTGTGTTATGTATGCAAGTTGTTATTTTACTTTAGGCACCAAGTTTTCCATATGCTAAGCAATATGTTTAGTCTAAAGCTATGGTAGAGCTAAATGGCATGGATGCTTCTTTTCAGTTTTGGAGCAACTTACTAACTGTAGTTGGTGTGTCAAGTGTAAATGTAGTTCCAGCCTTCTAAACTCTGGAACAACTAAAGCTTTGCATCACTTTGCAACTAAAGCTTTGCAGCAAGTGTTGATGGAAAGATGGTGGGAGCTTCGCGTAACTGGCCAAAATAACTGTCCCATCACTCTGATTCTTgtcccttttcttttttatgcagACAATCTTGAAGGGCCACCATTTCAGCAGCATTACAGCAGTCAGCAAGGGGCTTCATGTAAGACGGTATTTTTGATAAAATGCTCAGGGGCTGTTTTTAGAATTGTGCAGCTTAAAAGGCTCATCTATGCTTCTGCAGGGACTGCACCCAATAATTGCCACGAGCCTGGCTTAGGCTTTCCCTCAACATCATCTATGCCTGCTCAGAGAGCAGGATATAATGAGGGGCAAAATGTCATCAGGAATTCTCCTACCAGTAGACACACACCTTCCAATTCCCCTAGCACTAGAAGCATACCTTTTGGTAAGTAACATTAGAGCTTCCTTAGATCGGCACCTATTGTGATGCAGACTACCTTTATATTCATTGTTTGGGGAATACAAAGTGTTTTTGCCTGTACGTTATAAAGGTTTGCAAGTGCTAAGCAACACGTTTCGTCTGATAGCTGCACCAGTGGTAAACAACATAGGGTGCTTATTTGCAATTTCGGAACAATGTACCAAATGTAGTTGCTTTATCAAGTGTAAATGCCTGTTGTCTCAGAAAAATTGAAGCTAAGGTGCCAGTAATTAAAGCTTTAATACATAAACAACTGTTATCACCTTTTTGGTGTACAGAACATGCCTCTTGATCGCAGTGGAAATGAGAAAACTGCGTGTCACTTCGATGGCAATGAGCACGCTTTTACCCcataatcaaaaaaaaaatatttttttttcagtagacaGAAATGACAGTGGCATCACTTTGTAGCAAAAACAATGGCAACTGTCACTTGTAGGAACTGTCACTTACAGAGCATGCAGACAACCTTGAAAGGCAAGTGTTGCAGCAACATAACAGTAGTCAGCAAGGCCCTTCATGTAAGAATACTTTCGATGAAATGTTCAGAGCTAGTTTTTAGAAGTGCATCTTAAAACCTTCATCTATGCTTCTGTAGGGACTGCACACAATAATACCCATGGGTCTTCATTAGGCTTCCCCTCTAGCAATAGAAGCTCACCTCCTGGTAAGTAACATTAAAGCTTTCTTACCCGGGTGCCACTTCAGAGGTGAAGACAATCTTTGTATTTATTGTCTAGggaatacagttttttttctctttagattAAAATCTTTGCAAGTGCTAAGCAAAACGTTTTGTCTTATAGCTGTGCCAGTCGTAAGCAGCATAATTGCTTATTTGCAATTTCGGAACAATGTACTAACTGTAGTTGCTTTATCAAGTGTAAATACCTGATGTCTCAGAAAAATTGAAGCGAAGGTGCCACAATTAATACTTTTAATTCATAAACAACTGTTGTCGCCTATTTAGTGTAGAGAACATGCCTCTTGATCACAGTGGAAATGAGGACTGTGTGTCACTTTGATGGCGATGAGCACGCTTTTACCCCATAAATGAAGAGttatattttaaacattttttttttgctttcgttggGAAAGTGATAGTGGCATCACTTTGCTGCAAAAACTATGGCAACTGTTATATGTATGGTCTGGTCACACATTGTTTCAGTGCTTAAAACATTAAAGTATCTGTTTCTGCTTATTCTATTTTTCACAAATTCACTTAATAACCTAACTTTCAACAATTTTTCTGAACTTATTCCAAGTTTTTGTTGAAAACTAGGTTGTAAATATATGGGTACACTGAATCACAGCACGCAATGAAGGTGCTTCATCTCAGTGTCAACTCTGCATGCGTATTCAGGTCCTAAAAAGGCATCACTGAGCATGCTAACAAAATAACTGAAGCCATGTAGGCACAAATTTCTAAAACCGACAATAATGTGCAGAGAAGCCATAAACAACTGTGTGCTTGTTTTGCTGTGTTTAGTAGCACTTCTCATTTTCAATGTTATCTCAGCTTTTGCCATTTTATATGTTGCAATTCAGCGCTATTACTTCATGAACACGTCTTTACAGAATACGTGCGTCAACTCATGCGAATTTCGCAAACTATCCTGATGAGGCTAGAGCAGCTGGGACGACAGGTTGATGCCATGCAGCAGCACCTTTTCAACACAACAGTGAGGCTTCAAGATGAGACAAATGATGATGTGGTTTTGACACCGGTCAAGGATATTGACCAATTTCTAAGTCTTGAGGGGAGACTTGCTGCTGATGGCAACATTAAGCTAAAGCTTGTACGTCATTCATTATatttttctataatttttttttctagtcactGCATTAAGCTACTcttctaaaaaaaataatgacctcAAAACTTTACAGATACAGCAGCTTGCTGGCCTTGGTGGCTCAACTTTTGGGgcagcagccaggaggatgctggAGCTTCTGCTAAGCCTTGAGGTTGCTGTGCAGTTCAGCTGGGCAGGCCAAAAAGGCAAAAGGAAGTTTGTGGATCTAGGTGTCACAGATGTCATTTGCAGTGAGTAATTTGTTTCACAACACCATGTGCTGCAAGAGCCGTGTTTGAGTACAGACATTTCTAAGTCTGTTATCCACATTATCTTTCATTTGAAGTCAATAGCAAAAGAACAATCTTTTCATGAAAGCATTAAATTTTTTAGGATGCTTGCTAATTAAAATTATGTGCTTAAACGTGGAAAATTTTTAGCATGAAATatctgttgtcagtaagaaaccctgcagcttcttcaagcacactagtatacttgcatggcacacatacgcaagcattcactacttgcagaagttattatcaggtagcactactaggcattcttaactgtagtggaaatcttatgtacagatgaaaactaacagatggaagctcatagtgatcactgaggatctctaaacaggaataagtacctaagacaagct
This region includes:
- the LOC142775725 gene encoding uncharacterized protein LOC142775725 isoform X1, whose product is MPVTRSNISEVPAFDSSSPAGIRPSQRAPSPRMASPEGQNVYRGSYSNNCRPLDNLEGPPFQQHYSSQQGASWTAPNNCHEPGLGFPSTSSMPAQRAGYNEGQNVIRNSPTSRHTPSNSPSTRSIPFEHADNLERQVLQQHNSSQQGPSWTAHNNTHGSSLGFPSSNRSSPPEYVRQLMRISQTILMRLEQLGRQVDAMQQHLFNTTVRLQDETNDDVVLTPVKDIDQFLSLEGRLAADGNIKLKLIQQLAGLGGSTFGAAARRMLELLLSLEVAVQFSWAGQKGKRKFVDLGVTDVICKAVRRNFPETKKNDIECVIKVWLRHAGEKLQKQRLRTSRTHHEECLQSVALSSPSDEDL
- the LOC142775725 gene encoding uncharacterized protein LOC142775725 isoform X2 — protein: MPVTRSNISEVPAFDSSSPAGIRPSQRAPSPRMASPEGQNVYRGSYSNNCRPLDNLEGPPFQQHYSSQQGASWTAPNNCHEPGLGFPSTSSMPAQRAGYNEGQNVIRNSPTSRHTPSNSPSTRSIPFGTAHNNTHGSSLGFPSSNRSSPPEYVRQLMRISQTILMRLEQLGRQVDAMQQHLFNTTVRLQDETNDDVVLTPVKDIDQFLSLEGRLAADGNIKLKLIQQLAGLGGSTFGAAARRMLELLLSLEVAVQFSWAGQKGKRKFVDLGVTDVICKAVRRNFPETKKNDIECVIKVWLRHAGEKLQKQRLRTSRTHHEECLQSVALSSPSDEDL
- the LOC142775725 gene encoding uncharacterized protein LOC142775725 isoform X3, with protein sequence MPVTRSNISEVPAFDSSSPAGIRPSQRAPSPRMASPEGQNVYRGSYSNNCRPLDNLEGPPFQQHYSSQQGASWTAPNNCHEPGLGFPSTSSMPAQRAGYNEGQNVIRNSPTSRHTPSNSPSTRSIPFEYVRQLMRISQTILMRLEQLGRQVDAMQQHLFNTTVRLQDETNDDVVLTPVKDIDQFLSLEGRLAADGNIKLKLIQQLAGLGGSTFGAAARRMLELLLSLEVAVQFSWAGQKGKRKFVDLGVTDVICKAVRRNFPETKKNDIECVIKVWLRHAGEKLQKQRLRTSRTHHEECLQSVALSSPSDEDL